Proteins encoded in a region of the Bactrocera tryoni isolate S06 chromosome 4, CSIRO_BtryS06_freeze2, whole genome shotgun sequence genome:
- the LOC120773826 gene encoding hexokinase type 2: MEKDLNGAMQSLAINSSGSAIVNGCCRGTDGDVNGKLSCHSQQQQFDDCSKLSNNQNSGHCGACKCDDSTQSADETDNVRVANGAVGGVANVTSSFAYKSASAQQLQQLQQQQQQQAQPQTPPPPYANASAAEKHKMVHELCQQLILTDEQIKELNYRILHEIKRGLNKDTHPKADVKCWVTYVQDLPNGNERGKFLALDLGGTNFRVLLIHLKEEHDFQMESRIYAIPQHIMIGTGQQLFDHIAECLASFMSEHNVYKERLPLGFTFSFPLQQLGLTRGHLSTWTKGFNCSGVVGEDVVQLLKDAIARRGDVQIEICAILNDTTGTLMSCAWKNHNCKIGLIVGTGSNACYVERVEECELFEGASNGKSHMLINTEWGALGDNGMLNFLRTEFDDEIDRHSINPGKQLFEKMISGMYMGELVRLVIVKLVKAGVLFKGQDSDVLMTRGQFFTKYVSEIEADEPDNFTNCRMVLDELGLNDATDEDCANVRYVCECVSKRAAHLVSCGIATLINKMDEKQVTVGVDGSVYRFHPKFHTLMVEKITELIKPDISFDLMLSEDGSGRGAALVAAVACREDNVVKAK, from the coding sequence ATGGAGAAAGATTTGAATGGTGCAATGCAGAGCCTTGCTATTAATAGCAGTGGCAGCGCTATTGTCAATGGTTGTTGTCGCGGCACCGACGGCGACGTTAACGGTAAGCTTTCGTGCCACagtcagcaacaacaatttgacgATTGCAGCAAGCTGAGCAACAACCAAAACAGCGGTCATTGCGGCGCATGCAAGTGTGACGATAGTACACAGTCAGCGGACGAGACAGATAACGTACGCGTTGCTAACGGCGCAGTTGGCGGCGTAGCCAATGTTACATCCAGTTTCGCGTACAAATCGGCATCTGCGCAGCAGCTACAGCAActtcagcagcagcaacagcagcaagcaCAGCCACAAACACCACCGCCACCATACGCTAACGCTAGTGCCGCGGAAAAACACAAAATGGTTCACGAGTTATGTCAGCAATTAATATTAACGGACGAACAGATCAAGGAATTAAATTATCGCATCCTGCATGAGATCAAGCGTGGCCTCAACAAGGATACACATCCCAAAGCCGATGTCAAGTGCTGGGTAACGTATGTACAAGATTTGCCAAATGGCAATGAACGTGGCAAATTCCTTGCCCTCGACCTTGGCGGCACCAACTTCCGTGTGCTGCTCATCCATCTGAAGGAGGAGCATGATTTCCAAATGGAATCACGCATTTACGCTATACCACAACACATCATGATCGGTACCGGTCAGCAGTTGTTCGATCACATCGCTGAATGTTTGGCCAGTTTCATGTCGGAACATAATGTGTATAAGGAGCGCTTGCCATTGGGTTTCACCTTCTCCTTCCCACTGCAACAGCTGGGTCTGACCAGAGGTCATTTGTCCACATGGACGAAGGGTTTCAATTGCTCCGGTGTAGTTGGTGAAGATGTTGTGCAACTATTGAAGGACGCCATTGCGAGACGTGGTGATgtacaaattgaaatttgtgcTATTCTAAACGATACCACTGGTACATTAATGTCGTGCGCCTGGAAGAATCATAATTGCAAAATTGGTTTGATTGTTGGTACCGGTTCCAATGCTTGCTATGTGGAGCGTGTCGAAGAATGTGAATTGTTCGAAGGCGCATCTAATGGCAAATCACATATGCTCATTAATACAGAGTGGGGCGCATTGGGTGATAACGGTATGTTGAACTTCCTGCGCACCGAATTCGATGATGAAATCGACAGACACTCCATCAATCCGGGCAAACAACTGTTTGAGAAAAtgatttctggcatgtacatgGGCGAATTGGTACGTTTGGTGATAGTTAAGCTGGTCAAAGCAGGTGTACTCTTCAAGGGTCAAGATTCAGATGTGTTGATGACACGCGGCCAATTCTTCACGAAATATGTTTCAGAAATCGAAGCTGATGAACCAGACAATTTCACCAACTGCCGCATGGTGTTGGACGAATTGGGCTTGAACGACGCCACCGATGAGGATTGCGCCAATGTCCGTTATGTCTGCGAATGTGTCTCAAAGCGTGCTGCGCATTTGGTATCTTGCGGTATTGCGACGCTTATCAACAAAATGGACGAAAAACAGGTGACAGTCGGTGTTGACGGTAGCGTATATCGTTTCCATCCGAAATTCCACACGCTGATGGTGGAGAAAATCACAGAACTGATAAAGCCAGACATTAGCTTCGACCTGATGCTGTCCGAAGACGGTTCCGGACGTGGTGCGGCGCTGGTTGCGGCGGTAGCGTGTCGGGAGGACAATGTCGTCAAAGCGAAGTAA